A window of Prosthecobacter sp. SYSU 5D2 contains these coding sequences:
- a CDS encoding ATPase, T2SS/T4P/T4SS family yields the protein MSSTIANNDILGRLAAAFPGREISDVQVRTGGLIYLHTNRGLEVAEAFGIQDADAVARLAEGLYTRQSVEIWSDTSAAGSAEQMWEKVRSRRVIDFSCEEGALGSPVRMRVQVHLSEHGMGVTCRWLRAKISQLETLGIDPMISDSLRELMQRRFGLGLITGPTGSGKSTTLAAILDWVRRNFQKHIVTIEDPIEYRYDTTMEDPNQPGMRMPAPSLVTQQEVGRHTISYQSGLKEVLRKTPNIILIGEIRDRETMETCIEAAQTGHFVLSTLHTRGAVKTIDRILEFFPKEQQPGILHRLSETLTFVLSQGLLTGFNGRLLVTEYLQNTSDAVAAGMRAYDGSATSLADSLRYKGNLRWDQCLMNHYRAGLVSEDVFNANLLG from the coding sequence ATGAGTTCCACCATCGCCAACAATGACATCCTCGGCCGTCTGGCTGCGGCTTTTCCGGGTCGTGAAATCTCCGATGTGCAGGTACGCACCGGGGGCCTGATCTACCTGCATACCAACCGGGGGCTGGAGGTCGCTGAAGCCTTTGGCATTCAGGATGCGGATGCCGTCGCCCGCCTGGCGGAAGGATTGTACACCCGCCAGTCCGTGGAAATCTGGTCGGACACCAGTGCAGCCGGGTCAGCGGAGCAGATGTGGGAAAAGGTGCGCTCCCGGCGGGTCATTGACTTCAGTTGTGAAGAGGGCGCCCTGGGCTCCCCGGTGCGGATGCGTGTGCAGGTGCATTTGAGCGAGCACGGCATGGGCGTCACCTGCCGCTGGTTGCGGGCCAAAATTTCCCAGCTTGAGACGCTGGGCATTGATCCCATGATTTCGGACAGTCTGCGGGAGCTCATGCAGCGGCGTTTTGGCCTGGGACTCATCACCGGACCCACCGGCTCGGGCAAGTCCACCACCCTGGCAGCCATTCTGGACTGGGTGCGGCGGAATTTCCAAAAGCACATCGTCACCATCGAAGACCCGATCGAATACCGCTACGACACCACCATGGAGGACCCGAACCAGCCGGGGATGCGAATGCCCGCCCCGTCCCTGGTCACCCAGCAGGAGGTGGGACGGCATACCATCTCTTATCAGAGCGGCCTCAAGGAAGTGCTGCGCAAGACGCCCAACATCATCCTCATCGGTGAAATCCGTGATCGTGAGACGATGGAGACCTGCATCGAGGCCGCCCAGACCGGGCATTTCGTGCTGTCCACCCTCCACACTCGCGGAGCCGTGAAAACGATTGACCGTATCCTTGAGTTCTTCCCCAAGGAGCAGCAGCCCGGCATCCTGCACCGGCTGAGCGAGACCCTGACCTTCGTACTTTCCCAAGGCCTGCTCACCGGGTTCAACGGCCGCCTGCTGGTCACCGAATATCTGCAAAACACCAGCGATGCCGTCGCCGCAGGTATGCGCGCCTATGATGGCAGCGCTACCTCCCTGGCGGATTCCCTGCGGTATAAAGGCAACCTGCGCTGGGACCAGTGCCTGATGAACCACTACCGCGCGGGCCT